The Malus sylvestris chromosome 14, drMalSylv7.2, whole genome shotgun sequence genome segment atgttttcagtcatttaaaaaaatacttCCACTACGAGCCGTAGTTGATCCAGAGGAAAACACTAATCAGCATAGCAAATCTAATCCAATTACCTATTTCTAAAGTTACAATAAACTAGAAAGATTTTTCGGTTTGTTCGAACGCTTGTAAATGGGTAAAAAGGCGAATGatgtgtgttttagtgtgtgtgtgtgtggtcgaAAGGCCACGTAGTATCACCGTACGACATAAATTGTTTGTAAAAAATCACATGAATGTGTTTTAGTATTTGTGTGTGTTGTCGGCTGTTGACGTGGTATCACCGTACGACATAACTTGTTTGTAAAAAATGGCataaaaagctaaaaaaaagggaaaataaaaattagttcgCGCCAGGTAGGGGTCGAACCTACGGCCTTCTGCTTAGGAAACAGACGCTCTATCCACTGAGCTACAGGCGCTGGTTAATACGACATACCCTATAAAACTTTATAACCACTACTACATTTACTTCCCGCCCATTTAATTCGAAATGAAATATAAGGGAGCCAAACAGGAGTTGAGAACTAGAGAGGGATGGAGGAATCGATTCGGAGCTTGTGCAAGGGCGTGGCGTCCTTCTGCAACCACCTCCAGAGCAGCTGCGACGCCCTCAAAACTTCCGTCGACCGCCGCCCCATCCCTCTGGATACGGCGTCGTCCACCTTCCTCCAATCACTCAACCGCCGCGTCTCCGCCGCCAGCACCCAACTCAACCTCCTCGAAACGATGTCGTTCGGCACCGTCTCCTTCGAGGAGCTCTTGGGACACTGCTCCGAGGTCTACAAGGACAACCAAACCCGCCTCCTCCACCTCCAACATCGTCTCTCCCCCTCCTCCGTCGCCGGTACTAATTTTCTAGCCAGCCAAACACGCCTTTAGATtgtaatttttcataatttctaATTAGTTATGGTTTTATTGCAGAACTTGAGATGGACGACGATGAAGATTTTACATCGACGCCGGTTGATGAGGAGGACGGATTCGATGCACCTGtcattgatgaagaagaagatttgTATCCTTATTtaagaattgaaaattgaaatttataaaattggGAATTGGAATTTCgatttgtgttttcttagtgTTTCGATTAGATTGGATGAGtctctgagtttgaagaagctTGGGCTTTCGGATGCATCTCTTGCATCTTTAGGTGAGAAATTTGAAGTCAAAACCCTAAATCTCTGTTTGTTTGTGATTTCTAGTTCACAATGCTTGAATTTCGGTTTCTTTATCTTCGTAGTTTCTGTTTAATTTTCGTCTTTGCAATTGACATTTTCAGTTCTATCACTCATTATCTTGCAGCAAATGATAAAAATGAGGACACTGATGTATCTATGCATGTGTTGAAATCCTTAAAGGGGTCATATGATCCTTCCACGAAGACCTCAGGAGCTTCCGGAGATAGATTGCTATCTGATTTTGGTATTTAACTGTGTCTTTTATAGTATGTTTCCATTGAAAACCATCGATTTAGCTTGGAACAACATCTTGCGAGTATTGCCCATTGATGTCGGCATTGCTAATGTAGGTGAAGTTGAGGATAAACCAAAGCTAGCTGAACTTCCTTTGCCTCTTGTAAAGGTGTCCCGGGATGATTACGAGAGCCTTCCTTCCTACATGAAAAGTTTAGCACCTTGGGAGGTATGAAATTGCTACATGTTTCTTGATATTGCATTCTTGTTTTTTTGCAAGTAATGCATCCTGTCCGCATTTGGAATCCCCACGTTGATAAAATATAGAGAGGTATATCTATCTTAGGAATGGACTAAATGAAGTTTTTTAAGAAAAGACAAGAAGATAATGATAGGAATTTATATCATTCCGAAAGCTGTAAGATGTTGGATATCGAATTTTACAGTTTCAGCTCTTAAGATTTACTTTCAGTGTTAATTGTGCTTGAGTGTTAAGAATGATATCCTAAAGATTTCGACTTTAGCAACCCCAAAGGTGATAGAGCACGAGAGATCTCAGTGTTGTCATTGTTCATCTTCAGGTGTTGAAACGTTATTTGAGGATGTTGCATGCAGATTTAGGCATTGTTCATCGAGTTCATGAGTATGTATGATGCACTGTGTAACCCAGATGATTTCGATATAGTGTCTTCATATATTCATCTAGCTCTTGCTGTGTCTTCATCGAGCaagaaaaatgaaaggaaataaGAATGACATTA includes the following:
- the LOC126600880 gene encoding uncharacterized protein LOC126600880 → MEESIRSLCKGVASFCNHLQSSCDALKTSVDRRPIPLDTASSTFLQSLNRRVSAASTQLNLLETMSFGTVSFEELLGHCSEVYKDNQTRLLHLQHRLSPSSVAELEMDDDEDFTSTPVDEEDGFDAPVIDEEEDLLDESLSLKKLGLSDASLASLANDKNEDTDVSMHVLKSLKGSYDPSTKTSGASGDRLLSDFGEVEDKPKLAELPLPLVKVSRDDYESLPSYMKSLAPWEDLLAAVEKINSSLKQKARGTNFFHQDEISSLGLGPKARSYLLLLVRMNRLVVETVNGLISYRVL